The nucleotide sequence ATTTAAGATAAACGTACCTGAAGGTTTACGACTTATATTGTTTCGGaactttgaaaatggaaaatacaaATGTGCGGTGTTCTCTGATGAcggatgaattgaaattaaaacgTGCCGCTGCTGCGGATGACGCGCACTGTTGAAGAaagcgtcatcgatgacgcgcgCTGCTGAGGATGCGGAGGCGCAATATGATGGCGcgttaattacatgtatggcGCGAAACAGTTCAGAACATTCTTCGTATCCAGTTCATTTTTTCATTACATTGAGGTTCTGCAAGTATATACCATCCATCAAAAATTAGGTTTTCTTAACCTGCGGGAACGATGGGTTGATGCGGCACCCGGTTGTTGAAAACAATTACTTATTAGAATATTACTGCTTCCAAGTAacactttaaaaaaataaaagccAGATTATTTAACATAAAATTCTTAAGAATGTATCagcgaaaaaaaaaaatatttcaaaacatatgtctttttgacacttttttaatcaaatattttgattcaGTAAAGCCTCCTTAACAAACAGTTAATGCGATGTGACTACAATTTAAAGTACATGTCAGAAGCTTACCTCTGAACAGCTACGGTGACAACTACTCCAATTACTAATACTGCTCCAAACAGACCAACCGATGTGTTCCTCATCActgcaaaataacgtaaaatgAAAAGAATAAAAAACGTTAACAAAACTGCGGATGATGTTCATCATCTTTTTTTCCAATTGTATCGGCCAGACATATGAAATCGAAACTCCAGAACGCACCACACATGGCCCGGTTCGACAATTAGGCCTATGTGCTTCTTCTTCATTCAGAGTACAATCTATCAAAAATCGAAGCGAGATTTTCGACATTGACAACGCCAGAGGTTGATTTTACCAGGCAGTTGTAACGTGTTTGAATAtttccgtttctgagtgtttcccaTCATTGACTAGGAATTGCTGAAAGAGATATTGAGTTTTTTGTGTCAGTCTCTTTATTGAAAATTCAAGGTCATTCTAGCTGGCTATTGTATGGAAATACTGAGATGTGTGAAACAACCTCTAACGGAATTTACACCAGGAATTTACAATCAGtatcatttaattgacatgttTGTACAAAGAAACCATTTTTGCTATGTCTTTCCAAGTGTTAGTTCCGGCAGTCCTCGAACGAATAAGACAGGAATGGTGGCCAGTTGTGGCAGTGCAGCGAAACTATTCAGAACGCAAAACATGTAAAGGggacaacatcatcaaaatcCAACTTGAGCATCCGCAATAACACAACAATACTGATGAAAAAACAAGGTTTCAAATGTGCCACCTAATTcggcatttcaaaatggcactTCAAAAACGAAAACAATACTTAATATAGATACATGATTATTTACAATCGTCtacaaattcaaaacaaatgttGTTTCCGCAGCACATCATGATCTCCTGTCTTTTGGTACAATATCAATAGCTACCAATGCAGCTTTGCCGGTGCAGTCTTCACTGCGTAGCCTATTGTAATTTAGTAAACCGACCGGATGGTGAAAGCACCGACTTTGAAtcatgtttcaatgaaaaattctACTCTCAATGACAATTCGTTAATGCGTATCACTCCTCGTGGTACTAATCTAATGTGTACAAGCGAACAGTGCTATTCTTGCAGGGAATAGTCAACACCATAGTCATGAAGAGTTTTCAATGCCGCTGACGAGGCTTTTTGGTATCGACTTTACCATTAACCCAACCCTGTATCCCCGGCACCCACACGCGCACCCTCACCCTAGGTGCCTCGGAGAAAAATCCTGAAAACTCCCTGAAATTCCTTGCCTTTTCGTCAAATCTTGATCAAAATCGACACGATCAAAAGCATAACATTATCCGAGCTACGCTGAGCCTGGAGTGCCAAGCACCGTTTGTAACAACGCTTCTGATTGGCCGATTAGGTTCTAGGAAATACTAATATAGAAATCGGGATTCCCGACCGTTTTTGGTCCCGCTCGGGAAAATGCGCCTCTGGGATGCAGTCCAGAAATCGGCCGCTCAGGTTCTTAGGATTAAATTATTTTACTTACAACTATGTATACATTACAAATAATAATGCGACCATTGGCCATCCATTGTTTTCTCTGTGTATAGCACTTTCTGCTTAAGACGCGCTTGATTGTAGTGCATACGCCTTTTACACTCACCCGCACTGGTACCGATGTCCTTGACAACCAGACGGTTGCTCATgtagacaacatcgccactgtCTTCAATTAtcacataataataatatatttTGTCAGGATCCAAGACCAATGTTACGAAGTTATCTTCAGGTTTCGGTGCGATGTAATTCACGCAGGATTCTGTGCCGAGTATGCAGTATTTGACCTTTATCACTGTATATTGTCCAATCACTTGCTCCCATCGTATCGTGACGTTGTTGTGTATCCGGACAGCAGTGACGGAGGTTTTGGGAGCAACTGCAAATGAAATTGAATTCTTTAAATATTTCGatcaaccatatacatgtataacattttTGACGGAAAAATTAGGCCCACGCTGAAGAGATGCGGAGCACTCTCCTGAGTGAGAAAGCAATACTTCTTCGTATAACTGCCGGCTATAATCAGACGCTAGATTAGTTGACGACCTGCTGCTTTCGGTTTGTTAAATGTAAAGAAGAGAATCATGGAAACACCATGTTGACACGTCGAACGAACACACTGAACGACACATTGAACGTGGCGATGGTGATGAttttaaagaagaaaatgaagtcATATATCACTGGTATCAACTTTGTCTTAAAAAACTAAACAAAACTATAATTTTGTCAATAAGTTGAGTCTTGATAACGCCATAAGCATAAACAGATATCTGTGGTCAATGGTAGTCCAAACATTGCACTGTAAAAAGATTTGTTGATTTAGACAAGATACCTGACATGATTAAAATCAGCTGTGACCCCAGTCTAGAGGTGTTCCCTTGTTTACATCAGACATCAGTATCATGATGCCATTATGATTTAGATTTGCAACAACTTGATGTGCGAAATAAGTGACATAATGTTATGGTTTACAATGATCAAGTAAATAAGAATCTCAATTCGTAGATAAAAAATCTGAATGTCTTCgaggcagaatattttcgcgaatacGACCTGCTCGAAAAATTCTCGAAAATATCTAGCACGAAAATTGTTCCTGTTTTACAGTACCTGGTGTTGTTACATATGCCACATTGCTGAAAACACTCTCATGAGACCCTGGATGAGAATTGTCGCTGCGCACCCGAAACGCATAAAAGACATTTGACTCCAGACCCGTAACCTTGTAGCGGACTGTCTTCTTTTGACCTGGATCAGGTATTCCTCCTTGAGGGACTTCTGAGACAACATCCCATTTCAATGCACGCTTCTTGTACTGGACGTAAAATTTCTGTTCCGAATAGCCATCTGAGATCCACTCAACAGTCGCTGCCACAGCAGTTGAATTGACTACTTCGAGTTTGTTTGGTGCAGATAGGGTACCTGAAACGTGTCAGCAGTTATAACTGTATACGCAAAACAAGAAAGTCAACATGATAGTGTGAGATATTAGAGTGTTCCGATCCCAGCTTTAagatcttgttttttttattttgcaccCTGAAATTTAAAAGCAATGCATTTTGACATAGTTGAAGTACCTAACACACACATGACAAGTGTTAATTTAAAGAAGAAGAACATTGTTGTTAAAAGTCGATTATAGATTGCTTGTGTACTTTCAACCCTTGAAGTGGAACATCGCACGTATAAAATAAGGTCGATCAATACATAAAAACGACATACGAAGAATGTCAAGATCATTATATACGTCATAAACAGTGTATTGCAAACCCGGCATAGCAAtttaaaatgcccccccccccccgccccccaaaCAGTCCCTTTTTCCGTGACGGGTTGACCGATGAGGCATGAATGATTGCAATTCATCCTAGGTAAAAAATATACGATACTTATACGATTCCTGTTTCGATCTTATTTAGTTTCGTTTACATGAGTAATCTTTTCAAGGTTCTTCAGCTATAAACTATGTTTTAGTCCGAGGAAAAATGACATTATAAggggcattattaccaagctgccGGCTTCCAAGTCACCTTATATTCTACAGCTGTTCCAGATCCCGTCATTAAATAACACGTAAATGGGGAACAAATTCAGAAACTGACTGAATCATCACGGCATTCCGATAATCCCGAGTGGACACGAGAGATCGAGGCCTCCGGGCAGAGATCATTTTGATGCGGATCGATGCTCGGCTCGAATAACGTGTGTTTCTACTACCTAATTACTTCATCGGA is from Lineus longissimus chromosome 18, tnLinLong1.2, whole genome shotgun sequence and encodes:
- the LOC135502645 gene encoding uncharacterized protein LOC135502645, with the protein product MDTLVSILVLLFILLIFCHFSSRFCDAKLAESSKKACGQGYFYDSDINVCISCIFACKINKRKCRSHGCVGTLSAPNKLEVVNSTAVAATVEWISDGYSEQKFYVQYKKRALKWDVVSEVPQGGIPDPGQKKTVRYKVTGLESNVFYAFRVRSDNSHPGSHESVFSNVAYVTTPVAPKTSVTAVRIHNNVTIRWEQVIGQYTVIKVKYCILGTESCVNYIAPKPEDNFVTLVLDPDKIYYYYVIIEDSGDVVYMSNRLVVKDIGTSAVMRNTSVGLFGAVLVIGVVVTVAVQRKRRQRKKRQNRRPANEEGDTIPLMHCHASDADDNCSGSAPMRVLNPPDMTVRSRQRLSIMTQSYPSPFSPRKSERSLIARKYSL